In the Carboxydothermus hydrogenoformans Z-2901 genome, one interval contains:
- a CDS encoding ATP synthase subunit I — MKKKIVTVFSGAFFVAITYFLYRLNQPSLALGFALGGLVGFINLLAISLTVWLGGKIGRGKGLVLISYYLRLILLAILIFFIVRKGVGEIIGFLLGFSFIKLSLLGLGLPGGGGE; from the coding sequence ATGAAAAAAAAGATAGTTACTGTTTTTAGCGGCGCATTTTTTGTAGCAATAACTTATTTTCTCTACCGCCTTAACCAGCCCTCCTTGGCCTTAGGCTTTGCCCTGGGTGGTCTTGTGGGGTTTATAAATTTGCTCGCGATTTCACTTACCGTTTGGTTAGGCGGTAAAATCGGGCGGGGAAAGGGGTTAGTCCTGATAAGTTATTATTTAAGACTAATCCTTTTAGCCATATTAATTTTCTTTATAGTGAGAAAAGGTGTAGGGGAGATTATTGGTTTTCTTTTAGGCTTTTCTTTTATTAAACTGAGCCTTTTAGGCTTGGGATTACCGGGCGGAGGAGGTGAGTAA
- the atpE gene encoding ATP synthase F0 subunit C, which translates to MSLVAGLIAIGAGIAVGFGAIGSGIGQGIAAGKAFEAMARQPEVRGTVQTFLIIALAFMETLTIYGLVIAFMLLNKMS; encoded by the coding sequence ATGAGTTTAGTTGCTGGTTTAATTGCTATTGGTGCGGGTATTGCTGTAGGTTTTGGGGCGATAGGTAGCGGTATCGGTCAGGGTATTGCCGCCGGTAAGGCGTTTGAAGCTATGGCCCGGCAGCCGGAAGTCCGGGGTACTGTACAGACATTCTTAATCATCGCCCTTGCTTTCATGGAAACCCTCACCATTTACGGTCTGGTTATCGCCTTTATGCTGCTTAACAAGATGAGCTAA
- a CDS encoding MazG-like family protein yields MEQKIIALPRLNGLTPTLESTALKLMEEAGELAQAIGKFRGLSGEQGLSEEEVAKLITKELLDVAQTAVSMMFVLEEMYGVDIEKALREHIDKLIEKGYLKR; encoded by the coding sequence GTGGAACAAAAAATAATCGCGCTGCCCCGGCTGAACGGTCTTACGCCGACCCTGGAATCCACTGCTCTAAAACTTATGGAGGAAGCGGGAGAACTGGCTCAAGCTATAGGAAAGTTTCGGGGGCTTTCCGGGGAGCAGGGATTGTCCGAGGAAGAGGTGGCAAAACTTATCACCAAAGAACTCCTCGATGTGGCTCAGACGGCAGTATCCATGATGTTTGTTTTGGAAGAAATGTACGGTGTAGACATTGAAAAAGCTCTAAGAGAGCATATTGATAAATTAATTGAAAAAGGTTACTTAAAACGGTAG
- the atpB gene encoding F0F1 ATP synthase subunit A, with translation MFGSMAESTGILEGLLHPSLYVKTSWGIILFLAILSYLGTRKMERVPRGLQNVLEMVVEGLYNFIGGIVGEKKAPKYFPFIATFFLFILISNYIGLLPFAGHEGPYVPPTSTISVTAALAIIVFFATQFFGIAEKGLGYFKHFISPFIFMLPLNILEQLVRPLSLSMRLYGNIYGHELVVGTFMGLVPMLIPVVFNLLGVLTGAIQAVVFTLLTSSYIGEAVHDEHH, from the coding sequence GTGTTCGGGAGCATGGCGGAAAGTACCGGGATTTTAGAAGGCCTTTTGCATCCAAGTCTTTATGTTAAAACTTCCTGGGGGATTATCCTTTTCCTGGCGATCCTTTCCTACCTTGGGACAAGAAAAATGGAACGGGTACCCCGGGGGCTCCAAAATGTTTTGGAGATGGTTGTGGAAGGACTTTATAACTTTATCGGTGGTATTGTCGGTGAGAAAAAAGCACCGAAATATTTTCCCTTTATTGCGACTTTCTTCTTATTCATTTTAATTTCCAACTATATAGGCTTACTGCCTTTTGCCGGCCATGAAGGACCGTACGTTCCGCCGACCTCAACCATTAGTGTTACCGCTGCTTTGGCGATCATTGTGTTTTTTGCGACCCAGTTTTTCGGCATTGCCGAAAAAGGGCTGGGCTACTTTAAACACTTCATCTCACCGTTTATCTTTATGCTGCCCTTGAATATTTTGGAGCAGCTGGTGCGGCCTTTGAGCCTTTCCATGCGGTTGTACGGAAACATTTACGGCCACGAGCTGGTGGTAGGTACTTTTATGGGTCTGGTGCCCATGTTAATTCCGGTGGTATTTAACCTTTTAGGGGTTTTAACCGGCGCCATTCAGGCGGTGGTGTTTACCCTTTTAACCAGTTCGTATATCGGCGAAGCCGTGCACGATGAGCATCATTAA
- a CDS encoding AtpZ/AtpI family protein, protein MPDNGGDKKNPYYFLARSVQLATTMVFSVVGGVWLGGILDKKFSTYPWLTFIFLVLGVMTAFKAIFDFTREK, encoded by the coding sequence ATGCCGGATAACGGCGGTGATAAAAAAAACCCTTATTATTTTTTAGCCCGTTCGGTGCAGTTAGCCACCACCATGGTTTTCTCCGTGGTGGGTGGAGTTTGGCTGGGTGGCATCCTGGATAAAAAATTTTCTACCTACCCCTGGCTTACCTTTATTTTTTTGGTGCTTGGCGTAATGACTGCTTTTAAAGCAATCTTTGACTTCACCCGGGAAAAATAA
- the wecB gene encoding non-hydrolyzing UDP-N-acetylglucosamine 2-epimerase: protein MPKILLIFGTRPEAIKMAPVYKILKDSSEFETKVAVTAQHREMLDQVLKLFNITPDYDLNLMTPRQTLQDLTSRALLGLSEVLEDCQPDLVLVHGDTTTTFVGALAAFYKKIPVGHVEAGLRTRNKYSPWPEEMNRRLTGALTDLHFAPTKTSRENLLREGVLPENIFVTGNTVIDALYYTVRENYRFAPELEAILNRPGRIILMTTHRRENWGEPLKNIYRGLLKVLEEAADVRVIFPVHKNPVVREAVREVIGEHPRVHLVEPLDYEPFANLMARSYLVLTDSGGIQEEAPSLGKPVLVLRDTTERPEAVEAGTVRLIGSGTEAVYKNLKELLFDESSYRKMANAINPYGDGKASLRIYRALKYYYKIDSSPPEEFSL from the coding sequence ATGCCTAAAATCCTTTTAATCTTTGGTACGCGACCGGAAGCAATAAAAATGGCCCCGGTATACAAAATATTAAAAGATTCCTCCGAGTTTGAAACTAAGGTTGCGGTTACTGCCCAGCATCGGGAAATGTTAGACCAGGTATTAAAGCTCTTTAACATTACCCCGGACTATGATTTAAACCTGATGACCCCGCGCCAAACCCTTCAGGACTTAACTTCCCGGGCGCTATTGGGTCTTTCGGAAGTACTGGAAGACTGTCAACCGGATTTAGTGCTGGTCCATGGCGATACCACCACTACTTTTGTGGGAGCTCTGGCAGCTTTTTATAAAAAAATTCCGGTGGGTCACGTGGAAGCGGGGCTTAGAACGAGGAACAAATATTCTCCCTGGCCCGAAGAAATGAATCGAAGACTTACGGGAGCTTTAACCGACCTGCACTTTGCTCCCACGAAAACCTCCCGGGAAAATCTATTGAGAGAAGGGGTTTTACCGGAAAACATTTTTGTCACCGGTAATACCGTAATTGACGCTTTGTATTACACCGTCCGGGAAAACTACCGTTTTGCCCCGGAGCTGGAGGCAATCTTAAACCGGCCCGGAAGGATTATTTTAATGACTACCCACCGCAGGGAAAACTGGGGAGAACCGTTAAAAAACATTTACCGGGGTCTTTTAAAAGTACTGGAAGAAGCCGCTGACGTAAGGGTAATTTTTCCCGTTCATAAAAATCCGGTGGTCCGGGAAGCGGTTAGAGAAGTAATTGGGGAGCATCCCCGGGTTCATCTGGTAGAGCCGCTGGACTACGAACCTTTTGCCAACCTTATGGCCCGCTCGTATTTAGTTTTAACCGATTCCGGAGGCATCCAGGAAGAAGCACCTTCCCTTGGTAAGCCGGTACTGGTGCTCCGGGACACTACCGAAAGGCCGGAAGCGGTTGAGGCAGGAACGGTCAGGCTTATTGGTAGCGGTACCGAGGCAGTATATAAAAATCTTAAAGAGCTTTTATTTGATGAGAGTTCCTACCGAAAGATGGCCAATGCCATAAATCCCTACGGTGATGGCAAGGCTTCTTTGCGGATTTACCGGGCGTTAAAGTATTATTATAAAATCGACTCCTCACCTCCGGAGGAATTTTCTCTATAA
- the atpF gene encoding F0F1 ATP synthase subunit B codes for MHFDWSDFIWTLINFFVLLFILKILLYKPVLKTIEDRKKSIEESLEKAAKAQEEAERIKAEYDGMIAKAREEAREIIAKAQKTAQAEKEEIIATAQREAQSLLADAKATIAQEKEKALRELRQEIGNLAVLAAGKILNRAVTLEDHQKLVDEFLNEVKM; via the coding sequence GTGCATTTTGATTGGTCTGATTTTATTTGGACGCTTATTAACTTTTTTGTCCTTTTGTTCATACTGAAAATCCTTTTATATAAACCGGTCCTGAAAACCATAGAAGACCGGAAAAAATCCATTGAAGAATCGTTAGAAAAAGCCGCCAAAGCTCAGGAAGAGGCGGAAAGGATCAAAGCCGAATACGACGGCATGATCGCCAAAGCCCGGGAAGAGGCAAGGGAAATTATTGCCAAAGCCCAGAAAACCGCGCAGGCGGAAAAAGAAGAAATTATCGCTACGGCCCAGCGGGAAGCGCAGTCTTTGCTTGCGGATGCCAAGGCTACCATTGCCCAGGAAAAAGAAAAGGCTCTTCGAGAGCTTCGCCAGGAAATCGGCAATCTGGCAGTACTGGCCGCGGGCAAAATTTTAAACCGGGCGGTTACCTTAGAAGACCATCAAAAGC